In one Mucilaginibacter ginsenosidivorax genomic region, the following are encoded:
- a CDS encoding ABC transporter permease codes for MLRNYLKIAWRNLIRNKAHTFINIAGLSVGLACSLLILLWVQNELEMDAYHKNSSRLFSVYERQYYDNKIVGQYNTPGLLPDELKKQIPEIEASTGISYGGESTFRVGDKILKMGGVNGGADVFKMFTIPLLQGNAQNALNTPVSLAISNKMAKAFFGSAQAAIGKTIRYENRKDFKVTGVYQDLPKTSSQQYDFIMNWDAFLADNDWAKIWGNNGPSTVIMLRPDANPALIEKKLTHFLDNLNKNQKKGTFTEELGMQPFKDGYLYNNFENGEFKGGRIEYVRLFTIVAIFILLIACINFMNLTTARSVKRAREIGVRKVVGAVRSVLIKQFISESMLVTTLAVVVSLLLLVLLLPVFNNITQKEIALPFHLPAFWLKLAAITLITGFISGSYPALFLSSFNPVKVLKGTLKLDTGTTMFRKGLVVFQFFLSVVMITATIVISKQMDYVQSKNLGFDRENLIYIPMNGELIHKYQAFKDEALQMAGIKSISRITATPTGLDNGTSDVDWVGKDHNVQIQFTQVSVGYDFVKTMKLKMAAGRDFSKAYGTDSVGYLINETALKRLKYADPIGKPLTFWGKKGQIIGVLKDFHFASLHEQIQPLIIRYGEQEGYGNILVKTRPGKTREALASLATLAKQINPAFPFSYTFSDDEYQKLYQNEQIVTKLSNAFAFLAIFISCLGLLGLAMFTAEQRIKEIGIRKVLGASAASLFTLLSSEFLLLVIISLFIALPVSWYAMSAWLRDFAYQTPMHWWIFAMAGGIIIVIAMVTVSFQAIKAALVNPIKSLRSE; via the coding sequence ATGTTAAGGAATTATCTAAAAATCGCCTGGCGAAACCTTATCAGGAATAAGGCACATACTTTTATAAATATAGCGGGCCTTTCTGTAGGGCTGGCTTGTAGTTTATTGATCCTGCTATGGGTTCAAAACGAACTGGAGATGGATGCTTATCATAAAAACAGCAGCCGTCTATTTTCTGTTTATGAACGTCAGTATTACGATAATAAAATTGTTGGCCAATATAACACCCCTGGCTTATTGCCCGACGAGCTTAAAAAGCAAATCCCTGAAATTGAGGCATCAACTGGCATTTCATACGGCGGCGAAAGCACTTTCCGTGTTGGCGATAAAATCCTGAAAATGGGCGGCGTTAATGGCGGTGCCGACGTTTTTAAAATGTTTACCATTCCTTTGCTACAGGGCAACGCGCAAAACGCTTTGAATACGCCGGTAAGCTTAGCCATCTCCAATAAAATGGCAAAAGCCTTTTTTGGCAGCGCGCAGGCCGCCATTGGCAAAACCATCCGTTATGAAAACCGGAAGGATTTTAAAGTTACCGGTGTTTACCAGGACCTGCCCAAAACGTCATCGCAGCAATACGATTTCATCATGAACTGGGATGCATTTTTAGCAGATAACGATTGGGCAAAAATATGGGGTAACAACGGCCCCTCAACCGTTATCATGTTGCGCCCCGATGCCAACCCGGCTTTGATAGAAAAAAAACTAACCCACTTTTTAGACAACCTGAATAAAAACCAAAAGAAAGGCACATTTACCGAAGAGCTGGGCATGCAGCCATTTAAAGATGGATACCTGTACAACAATTTCGAAAACGGCGAATTTAAAGGAGGCCGTATTGAGTACGTACGCCTGTTTACCATTGTGGCTATTTTTATTTTGCTGATAGCCTGCATCAACTTCATGAACCTTACAACAGCCCGCTCGGTTAAGCGTGCCCGCGAAATTGGGGTGCGTAAAGTTGTTGGCGCGGTGCGCTCGGTGCTCATAAAACAATTTATAAGCGAATCGATGCTGGTAACTACGCTGGCCGTAGTGGTTTCATTATTGTTATTGGTATTACTATTACCCGTGTTTAACAACATTACCCAAAAAGAGATAGCGCTACCATTTCACCTGCCAGCTTTCTGGTTAAAATTGGCTGCAATCACTTTAATTACCGGCTTTATATCGGGCAGTTATCCAGCTTTGTTTTTATCATCTTTTAATCCGGTTAAGGTTTTAAAAGGGACATTGAAATTAGATACCGGTACAACCATGTTCCGTAAAGGGCTGGTAGTATTCCAGTTTTTCCTGTCGGTAGTCATGATCACGGCAACCATCGTTATATCAAAGCAAATGGATTATGTGCAATCAAAAAACCTGGGCTTTGATCGCGAAAATCTGATTTACATCCCGATGAATGGCGAACTGATTCATAAATACCAGGCCTTTAAAGACGAGGCTTTGCAAATGGCAGGCATCAAGTCGATAAGCCGGATCACGGCTACACCAACGGGGCTTGATAACGGCACCAGCGATGTTGATTGGGTAGGTAAAGATCATAACGTACAAATCCAGTTTACACAGGTATCCGTAGGATACGATTTTGTAAAAACCATGAAACTTAAAATGGCTGCCGGCCGCGATTTTTCGAAGGCTTACGGTACCGATTCGGTAGGATACCTCATTAATGAAACAGCGCTAAAAAGATTAAAATATGCCGATCCTATAGGTAAGCCTTTAACCTTTTGGGGCAAAAAGGGGCAAATCATCGGCGTATTAAAAGATTTTCATTTTGCATCGCTGCATGAGCAGATCCAACCGCTGATCATCAGGTATGGCGAGCAAGAAGGTTATGGTAATATCCTGGTGAAAACCCGGCCCGGCAAAACCCGCGAAGCATTGGCCAGTTTGGCAACCCTGGCTAAGCAAATTAATCCCGCATTCCCGTTCAGCTACACCTTCAGCGACGACGAATACCAAAAGCTTTACCAAAACGAGCAGATAGTAACCAAACTTTCAAACGCGTTTGCGTTCCTGGCTATATTTATATCGTGCCTTGGCCTGTTGGGGTTAGCCATGTTTACTGCCGAGCAACGCATCAAAGAGATAGGCATCCGCAAAGTATTGGGGGCCAGCGCAGCTTCGTTATTTACCCTGCTATCGTCAGAGTTTTTGCTGCTGGTTATCATTTCGCTGTTTATCGCCCTGCCGGTATCCTGGTATGCCATGAGCGCCTGGCTGCGTGATTTTGCTTACCAAACGCCAATGCATTGGTGGATATTTGCCATGGCGGGCGGTATTATCATTGTTATAGCCATGGTAACCGTAAGTTTCCAGGCTATAAAAGCGGCGCTGGTTAATCCGATAAAAAGTTTGAGATCGGAATAG
- a CDS encoding ABC transporter permease, which yields MNQHYFKTAWRNLIKNKANSFINIAGLSVGMAVAMLIGLWIWDELSFDQYHDNYNRIAQVEQHLKNNGEINTWSATPYPLANELRKNYGSNFKSVAMATGWGNHLLSLGDKKLNKMGIYFEPQALEMFTLKMLKGTRDGLKAPYSVLISASNAKAYFGDADPMNKVLKIDNKLDVKVTGVYEDLPRNTTFGEITFIAPWQLYFNNTEWVRTAADPWRPNFVQIFVQLADNTDFAHVSANIKDAKLRNINPELAKKKPQLFLHPMSKWHLYSDFKDGINIGGRIKYVWLFGIIGVFVLLLACINFMNLSTARSEKRAKEVGIRKAIGSLRSQLIYQFFSESLLFVVLALALSVALVQLSLPFFNSVSDKSMSILWTSSPFWLMIVGFSLFTGLIAGSYPAFYLSSFEPIKVLKGAFKVGRFAALPRKVLVVIQFTVSIVLIIGTIVVFKQIQFAKDRPVGYSRDGLVSVPVINDDVHKHLDVVTTELLKSEAVISVAEAGAAPTEYGSSSSGFDWKGKDPNMSVDFLTEGISYDYAKTIGWTFKQGRAFSKSFLTDSSGVVINQTAAHFMGFNDNAIGETIKWNGEPLKVVGVIKDMIVSSPYEEVRPFLYYLSKNSESTILLRINPKMSAASALAKIESIFKVYNPSQPFEYQFVDDEYAKKFGNEQRIGKLAACFAGLAIFISCLGLFGMASFLAEQRIKEIGVRKVLGASVFSLWRLMSVDFVVLVFISILVATPVSYYFMHNWLQGYQYHAGITWWIFAAAATGAMIITLLTVSYQSIRAALLNPVKSLKTE from the coding sequence ATGAACCAACATTATTTTAAAACAGCGTGGCGTAACCTTATTAAAAATAAGGCCAACTCCTTTATTAATATAGCCGGTCTTTCGGTGGGTATGGCGGTGGCTATGCTGATAGGCCTCTGGATTTGGGACGAGCTTTCTTTTGATCAGTACCATGACAACTATAACCGTATAGCACAGGTTGAGCAGCATTTGAAAAATAATGGCGAGATAAACACATGGTCGGCAACTCCCTATCCGCTGGCTAATGAGTTGCGTAAAAACTATGGCAGCAATTTTAAATCGGTGGCTATGGCAACCGGTTGGGGAAACCACCTGTTAAGTCTTGGCGATAAAAAACTGAACAAGATGGGTATCTATTTTGAGCCGCAAGCCCTTGAAATGTTTACGCTCAAGATGCTTAAAGGTACCCGCGATGGCTTGAAAGCCCCCTACTCGGTTTTGATATCGGCATCAAATGCCAAAGCCTATTTTGGTGATGCCGACCCGATGAACAAGGTGTTAAAAATAGATAACAAGCTTGACGTTAAAGTTACCGGCGTTTATGAAGACCTGCCCCGCAATACTACCTTTGGCGAGATCACCTTTATTGCGCCATGGCAATTATACTTTAATAATACCGAGTGGGTACGCACAGCTGCCGATCCGTGGCGGCCAAACTTTGTACAGATATTTGTTCAGCTGGCCGACAACACCGATTTCGCCCACGTATCCGCCAATATAAAGGATGCCAAACTGCGTAATATAAACCCCGAACTGGCTAAAAAGAAACCGCAGCTGTTTTTACACCCCATGAGTAAATGGCACTTATATAGTGATTTTAAAGATGGTATAAATATTGGCGGCCGAATTAAATATGTCTGGTTGTTTGGCATCATAGGCGTATTTGTATTATTGCTCGCCTGTATCAATTTCATGAACCTGAGTACTGCGCGAAGCGAAAAAAGGGCCAAAGAAGTAGGCATCCGCAAGGCAATAGGTTCGTTACGCAGCCAGCTTATTTACCAGTTTTTCAGCGAATCGTTATTGTTTGTGGTGCTGGCGCTGGCTTTATCCGTGGCGCTGGTGCAATTAAGCCTACCGTTTTTCAACTCTGTATCTGACAAAAGCATGTCTATCCTGTGGACCAGCTCACCGTTTTGGCTCATGATTGTTGGCTTTAGTTTATTTACCGGGTTAATAGCCGGCAGCTATCCTGCGTTTTATCTGTCGTCATTTGAGCCCATCAAAGTTTTGAAGGGGGCGTTTAAAGTTGGGCGCTTTGCAGCCTTACCGCGCAAAGTATTGGTGGTAATACAATTTACGGTATCAATTGTCCTTATCATCGGGACTATAGTGGTGTTTAAACAGATCCAGTTTGCTAAAGACCGGCCCGTTGGCTACAGTCGGGATGGATTAGTTTCTGTCCCTGTAATCAACGACGATGTTCATAAACACCTGGATGTAGTAACAACCGAACTGTTAAAAAGTGAAGCAGTAATATCTGTAGCCGAAGCGGGCGCCGCCCCTACAGAATATGGATCAAGCAGCAGCGGTTTTGACTGGAAGGGCAAAGACCCCAATATGAGTGTTGATTTCCTGACCGAAGGCATCTCTTACGACTATGCGAAAACCATAGGCTGGACATTTAAGCAAGGCCGGGCATTTTCTAAATCATTCCTAACTGATTCATCAGGTGTAGTAATTAACCAAACAGCCGCTCACTTTATGGGTTTTAATGACAATGCCATTGGCGAAACGATTAAATGGAACGGCGAACCGCTGAAAGTGGTGGGTGTAATAAAAGATATGATCGTTAGTTCACCTTATGAAGAGGTGAGGCCGTTTTTGTATTACCTGTCTAAAAATTCCGAATCGACTATCCTGCTCCGGATCAACCCCAAAATGAGCGCCGCATCTGCGCTTGCCAAAATAGAAAGTATTTTTAAAGTTTATAATCCGTCACAACCATTTGAATACCAGTTTGTAGACGATGAATACGCCAAAAAATTCGGCAACGAGCAGCGCATAGGCAAGCTGGCCGCCTGCTTTGCGGGGCTGGCCATATTTATCAGCTGCCTGGGCTTGTTTGGCATGGCATCGTTCCTGGCCGAGCAGCGCATTAAAGAGATTGGGGTACGTAAAGTGCTTGGAGCATCAGTATTTAGCCTGTGGCGCTTAATGTCGGTTGATTTTGTGGTGCTGGTGTTTATATCCATACTGGTTGCCACACCGGTATCGTATTACTTTATGCATAACTGGCTGCAAGGCTACCAATATCACGCCGGCATAACCTGGTGGATATTTGCCGCCGCCGCCACAGGGGCTATGATAATAACATTGCTAACCGTAAGCTACCAAAGCATCAGGGCTGCATTATTGAACCCGGTGAAGAGTTTAAAGACTGAATAA
- a CDS encoding ABC transporter permease, with translation MLKSYLKTAWRFLLKNKTFSFINIIGLATGTLCCLYILLYVQDQYNYDKQHKGVENTYRVTTDLELTGDKHHSGASSPPITPAMRNDFAEVKQFTRVVTTEKFGAKQHLLRYKEKSFYEKDALFVDSTFFDVFSYHFVSGSATSALTEPYSIVLFKPVADKLFGSENAVGKMISIDNSFGKHDYKVMGVVDESLGKSHIHGNMYIAMNSGGFGESVRRNDAWAGNNFLYAYIKLRPDASAAALEKKLPEFLNKYAAQQLKAIGMKKVLHLQPVNSIHTTPGFENELSKTLDPKFLFLLILIAVMIQVIACINFMNLSTARASKRAKEVGVRKVIGAGKGDLIKQFLGESFLLAFIGVAIALPLLILLMPYLNQVTRADIQLDFFSNYKIWIMLLSLVAVTGLVAGSYPAFYLSAFEAIKVIKGNFTSQVSATGIRKSLVVFQFVLSIVLVTGIIVIYSQLNYIKNKDLGFDKNQKLIFNFYTEASQKKMAAFTNDLKELSEVKAVNNADNYLGQFVPHDHGVFLAGGNMAAAVDAQNINTDEHFVKANGVSLISGRDFRLNDTNRVLINETLAKRLGLDVQKAPGTRLYSQYDGKPATFVEVAGVMKNFNYNSLHSEVRPFMMVYQNDPGYFNCMLVSVGSSNYKTLLDKISAVWRKDFPEVPFEYTFLDTEVQKQYETEIMLSQIINSFTMVAIVISCLGLFGLAAFSAEQRSKEIGIRKVLGASVTGIVQLLSTDFLKLVIIAFVIATPLAWWGMSKWLQDFEYRVTISWWMFALAGILAVIVALFTVSFQAIKAALMNPVKSLKAE, from the coding sequence ATGTTAAAGAGTTATTTAAAAACAGCGTGGCGGTTTTTGTTAAAAAACAAAACCTTTAGTTTCATCAACATTATAGGCCTGGCTACGGGTACCTTGTGTTGCCTGTATATTTTGCTGTATGTGCAGGACCAGTATAATTATGATAAACAGCATAAGGGTGTAGAAAATACTTACCGGGTAACAACCGACCTGGAACTGACAGGCGATAAGCACCATAGCGGGGCAAGCTCGCCGCCGATAACCCCGGCTATGCGGAATGACTTTGCCGAGGTAAAGCAATTTACCCGCGTGGTAACTACCGAAAAGTTTGGCGCAAAACAACACCTGCTGCGTTACAAAGAAAAGTCGTTTTATGAGAAGGATGCGCTGTTTGTGGATTCTACATTTTTCGACGTATTCAGCTACCATTTTGTGAGTGGCAGCGCTACCAGCGCGTTAACCGAGCCATATTCTATAGTGCTGTTTAAGCCTGTGGCCGATAAACTTTTTGGCAGCGAGAATGCAGTTGGCAAAATGATATCAATTGATAACTCTTTTGGCAAACACGATTATAAGGTTATGGGCGTGGTTGACGAAAGCCTGGGCAAATCGCACATTCATGGCAATATGTACATAGCGATGAACAGCGGTGGATTTGGCGAATCGGTACGGAGGAATGATGCCTGGGCCGGCAACAACTTTCTGTACGCCTACATTAAATTAAGGCCCGATGCCAGCGCCGCAGCCCTGGAAAAAAAGCTACCCGAATTTTTGAATAAATATGCGGCCCAGCAGCTAAAAGCTATCGGCATGAAAAAGGTATTACACCTGCAGCCGGTAAACAGCATTCATACTACCCCGGGGTTTGAAAACGAACTGAGTAAAACCCTCGATCCAAAGTTTTTATTCCTGCTGATATTGATTGCCGTAATGATCCAGGTAATTGCCTGTATCAACTTCATGAACCTATCTACCGCCCGCGCCTCAAAACGCGCAAAGGAAGTTGGTGTACGCAAAGTGATAGGCGCAGGTAAAGGCGATTTGATCAAACAGTTTTTAGGCGAATCGTTCCTGCTGGCATTTATTGGTGTTGCCATTGCATTGCCGCTGCTCATATTACTGATGCCTTATCTCAACCAGGTTACCAGGGCAGATATCCAGTTAGATTTTTTCAGCAATTACAAAATCTGGATAATGCTGTTAAGCCTTGTAGCTGTTACCGGCCTGGTTGCTGGCAGCTATCCTGCATTTTACCTATCGGCTTTCGAAGCAATTAAGGTGATCAAGGGAAATTTTACCAGCCAGGTTTCGGCAACCGGCATCCGTAAATCACTCGTTGTATTTCAATTTGTTTTATCTATAGTTTTGGTTACAGGTATCATTGTTATCTATAGCCAACTAAACTATATCAAGAATAAGGATCTTGGTTTTGATAAAAACCAAAAGCTCATCTTCAATTTTTACACCGAAGCATCCCAGAAAAAAATGGCGGCTTTTACTAATGATCTGAAAGAACTATCGGAAGTAAAAGCAGTAAATAATGCGGATAACTATTTAGGGCAATTTGTACCGCATGATCATGGCGTTTTCCTGGCAGGTGGCAATATGGCTGCCGCTGTTGACGCCCAAAACATTAATACCGACGAACATTTTGTAAAAGCAAATGGCGTAAGCTTAATAAGCGGCCGCGATTTCAGGCTGAACGATACCAACCGCGTATTAATCAATGAAACATTGGCCAAACGCCTTGGCCTGGATGTGCAAAAAGCGCCCGGCACCAGGCTGTATTCTCAATACGATGGCAAACCCGCCACTTTTGTTGAGGTAGCCGGCGTAATGAAAAATTTTAATTACAATTCCCTGCACAGCGAGGTGCGGCCTTTTATGATGGTGTACCAAAACGATCCGGGTTATTTTAATTGTATGCTGGTATCTGTAGGCAGCAGCAATTATAAAACGCTGCTCGATAAAATTTCGGCAGTTTGGCGTAAAGATTTCCCCGAGGTGCCGTTTGAATATACTTTCCTTGATACCGAGGTTCAAAAACAATACGAAACCGAGATCATGCTATCGCAAATCATCAATTCATTTACAATGGTGGCTATTGTGATATCATGCCTCGGCCTGTTTGGCCTGGCAGCTTTTAGTGCCGAGCAGCGCAGCAAAGAAATTGGCATCCGTAAAGTATTAGGCGCAAGCGTAACCGGCATAGTGCAATTGCTATCGACAGATTTTTTAAAGCTGGTGATCATTGCCTTTGTAATAGCCACACCTTTGGCCTGGTGGGGCATGAGCAAATGGCTGCAGGATTTTGAATACCGAGTAACCATTAGCTGGTGGATGTTTGCCCTGGCCGGCATATTGGCCGTAATAGTAGCCCTGTTTACCGTAAGCTTCCAGGCCATAAAAGCGGCATTGATGAACCCGGTGAAGAGTTTAAAAGCAGAATAG
- a CDS encoding ABC transporter permease, translating to MDIEEHVWQLATKKLANEASADELLELDKLLMENPELKTSLMLIFDWWQDEKEDTATNSPLLFERILQKIKPADTMAGENTRVVPPYLPAYKEHYKSDKRGSILINIGMIKNYLKVALRQLQKQKMYAAIKIGGFAFSIAACLLIALYIRDEVSFDKNYPDADRIYRVVGAYNIDAIHEKGTSWPAVMAKTLKNDYPEVEKSGRLMPNSLFWGAGSNELKRADGVENTHEDGFAYADQSLLEMLKVPMVYGDLAHALTEPQTMVISKSKADKYFPGQNPVGKVMYLNNNKSRPYKIGAVMQDFPATTHLHYNFLLTLTGIKFWDGEQETWGASNYDVYVLLKPGADVKALNKKITDGIIQGYYIPDMRRGGDKNADRIAGALTMFLQNIKDINLYSYDIRDGVSHGDIRFVWLFGAVAGFILVIACINFINLATAKSANRAKEVGLRKVVGSQRSGLISQFLTESLIYSFISFIIAIILAALLVPYFNTLAAKTLTIPWQHWWFMPTIMAAAVVVGILAGVYPAFYLSGFKPVEVLKGKLATGSKSSFLRNGLVVFQFTTSIILIISTVVIYNQMHYILNKKVGFEKDQVLMIQGTHTLEGEVQNFKNELLKLSAVKSATVSDFLPVSGTKRNGNEFHNEGKQKMEAGTGGQFWDVDADYIKTLGMTIVAGRDFTPKLKTDSQAVIINQTMAQKLGLKNPIGKKISNYGAPVPIIGVVKDFNFETLKGSLDPLVMHLGNSPSIVSVKIKTDDVKGTLAQINAVWKSFSPNQPIRYSFMDEQFANMYADVQRMGRIFTSFAVLAIIIACLGLFALAAFMAEQRSREIGIRKVLGASIANITRLLSLDFVKLVFIAILIASPISWWAMNKWLQDFNPSNRISISWWMFALAGIMAIVIAICTVSYQSIKAALMNPVKSLKAE from the coding sequence ATGGATATAGAGGAACACGTTTGGCAACTGGCAACAAAAAAACTGGCTAACGAGGCATCGGCAGATGAGCTGCTTGAGCTGGATAAGTTGTTAATGGAAAATCCTGAACTAAAAACCTCCCTGATGTTAATTTTTGACTGGTGGCAGGATGAAAAAGAGGATACCGCAACTAATAGTCCCTTGTTATTTGAAAGAATACTGCAAAAAATAAAACCTGCAGATACGATGGCCGGCGAAAACACCAGGGTTGTGCCACCTTATTTGCCTGCCTATAAAGAACATTATAAATCGGATAAAAGGGGTTCAATTTTAATTAATATCGGTATGATTAAAAATTATTTAAAAGTTGCGTTAAGGCAATTACAAAAGCAAAAAATGTACGCGGCTATTAAAATTGGGGGCTTTGCGTTTAGTATTGCCGCCTGTTTATTGATTGCCTTATATATCCGGGACGAAGTTAGCTTTGATAAAAACTACCCCGATGCCGATAGGATTTACCGGGTTGTGGGTGCCTATAATATAGATGCCATACATGAAAAAGGCACTTCGTGGCCCGCAGTTATGGCCAAGACCTTAAAAAACGATTATCCGGAGGTCGAGAAATCGGGCCGTTTGATGCCAAACTCGCTGTTTTGGGGAGCCGGCAGCAACGAGTTGAAACGTGCCGATGGCGTAGAAAACACCCATGAGGATGGTTTTGCGTACGCCGATCAGTCGTTATTGGAGATGCTAAAAGTGCCCATGGTGTATGGCGATCTGGCACACGCCCTTACCGAGCCGCAAACCATGGTGATATCAAAAAGTAAAGCCGATAAATATTTCCCTGGCCAAAACCCGGTTGGCAAGGTGATGTACCTGAACAATAACAAAAGCAGGCCCTATAAAATTGGTGCGGTAATGCAGGATTTCCCCGCAACAACACACCTGCATTATAACTTTTTGCTTACCCTTACCGGTATTAAATTTTGGGATGGCGAGCAGGAAACCTGGGGAGCCAGCAATTACGATGTTTACGTGCTACTTAAGCCGGGGGCAGATGTTAAAGCCTTAAATAAAAAGATAACCGATGGCATAATACAAGGCTACTACATACCCGATATGAGAAGGGGTGGCGATAAAAACGCGGATAGGATTGCCGGTGCTTTAACTATGTTTTTGCAAAACATCAAAGATATCAACCTATACTCTTATGATATCCGTGATGGCGTTTCGCACGGCGATATCCGTTTTGTGTGGTTGTTTGGGGCGGTAGCAGGCTTTATATTAGTGATAGCCTGTATCAATTTTATTAACCTGGCCACAGCAAAATCTGCCAACAGGGCAAAGGAGGTAGGTTTACGTAAGGTGGTAGGTTCGCAACGCAGCGGGCTGATCAGCCAGTTTTTAACCGAGTCGTTAATTTACAGCTTTATCTCCTTTATTATAGCCATTATTTTGGCTGCGTTATTAGTGCCTTATTTTAATACACTTGCAGCAAAGACATTAACCATACCATGGCAGCACTGGTGGTTTATGCCCACTATAATGGCTGCCGCGGTAGTAGTTGGCATATTGGCGGGTGTTTATCCCGCATTCTACCTATCCGGCTTTAAACCTGTAGAAGTCTTGAAAGGCAAGCTGGCTACGGGTAGCAAAAGCTCTTTTTTGCGCAACGGGCTGGTTGTTTTTCAGTTTACCACATCCATTATATTAATTATCAGCACGGTAGTTATTTATAACCAGATGCATTACATACTGAATAAAAAGGTAGGTTTTGAAAAAGACCAGGTGCTGATGATACAAGGCACGCACACGTTGGAAGGCGAAGTGCAAAACTTCAAAAACGAATTACTGAAGCTATCGGCAGTAAAAAGCGCCACCGTGAGCGATTTTTTACCGGTATCGGGTACCAAGCGTAACGGCAATGAGTTTCATAATGAGGGTAAACAGAAAATGGAAGCCGGTACGGGTGGCCAGTTTTGGGATGTTGATGCCGACTATATAAAAACCCTGGGCATGACTATAGTGGCCGGCCGGGATTTTACCCCTAAACTAAAAACCGACTCACAGGCGGTAATCATTAACCAAACCATGGCCCAAAAATTAGGCCTTAAAAACCCCATCGGCAAAAAAATAAGCAATTATGGCGCGCCTGTGCCCATTATTGGCGTGGTAAAGGATTTTAATTTTGAAACACTAAAGGGCTCGCTTGACCCGCTGGTGATGCACCTGGGTAATAGTCCGTCTATCGTATCGGTAAAAATTAAAACCGACGACGTAAAAGGTACTTTGGCGCAGATAAATGCGGTATGGAAAAGCTTTTCGCCAAACCAGCCCATCCGCTACAGCTTTATGGATGAGCAATTTGCCAACATGTATGCCGACGTACAGCGTATGGGCCGCATATTTACCAGCTTTGCCGTACTGGCCATTATTATAGCTTGCCTTGGCCTATTTGCCCTGGCCGCCTTTATGGCCGAACAACGCAGCCGCGAAATAGGCATCCGCAAGGTACTTGGTGCAAGCATAGCCAACATTACCCGCCTGCTCTCGCTCGATTTTGTTAAGCTGGTATTTATAGCCATCCTGATAGCGTCTCCCATATCCTGGTGGGCTATGAATAAATGGCTGCAGGATTTTAACCCCAGCAACCGCATCAGCATCAGCTGGTGGATGTTTGCCCTGGCGGGGATAATGGCCATTGTAATCGCAATTTGTACCGTGAGTTACCAAAGTATCAAAGCCGCGTTAATGAACCCGGTGAAGAGTTTAAAAGCGGAGTAA